A region from the Actinoplanes sp. OR16 genome encodes:
- a CDS encoding ATP-dependent Clp protease ATP-binding subunit: MFERFTDRARRVVVLAQEEARMLNHNYIGTEHILLGLIHEGEGVAAKALESLGISLEGVRQQVEEIIGQGQQAPSGHIPFTPRAKKVLELSLREALQLGHNYIGTEHILLGLIREGEGVAAQVLVKLGADLNRVRQQVIQLLSGYQGKEPAAAGAATGEAAPSTSLVLDQFGRNLTQAAREGKLDPVIGREKEIERVMQVLSRRTKNNPVLIGEPGVGKTAVVEGLSQSIVKGEVPETLKDKQLYTLDLGALVAGSRYRGDFEERLKKVLKEIRTRGDIILFIDEIHTLVGAGAAEGAIDAASILKPMLARGELQTIGATTLDEYRKHLEKDAALERRFQPIQVGEPSLAHTIEILKGLRDRYEAHHRISITDAALVAAATLADRYISDRFLPDKAIDLIDEAGARMRIRRMTAPPDLRDFDERIAQVRRDKESAIDAQDFERAAQLRDKEKTLLNQKAQREKEWKAGDLDVVSEVDDEQIAEVLGNWTGIPVYKLTEEETSRLLRMEDELHKRVIGQEDAVQAVSKAIRRTRAGLKDPKRPSGSFIFAGPSGVGKTELSKALAEFLFGSEDALIQLDMSEFHDRYTVSRLVGAPPGYVGYDEGGQLTEKVRRKPFSVVLFDEIEKAHPDVFNTLLQILEDGRLTDGQGRIVDFKNTVIILTTNLGTRDVAKAVSLGFQASEAEESSYERMKIKVNDELKQHFRPEFLNRIDDTIVFHQLREKEILQIVDIFTARIEGQLKNKDMGLELTDNAKKYLAAKGFDPVLGARPLRRTIQRELEDTLSEQILFNELRPGQIVVVDCEGDPSQVEKSKLVFRGADRGVSVPDAVPADLGAATTEE; encoded by the coding sequence ATGTTCGAGCGGTTCACCGACCGAGCGCGACGGGTTGTCGTCCTGGCCCAAGAAGAGGCCCGGATGCTCAACCACAACTACATCGGAACCGAACACATCCTGCTCGGTCTGATCCACGAGGGTGAGGGCGTTGCCGCGAAGGCTCTGGAGAGCCTCGGCATCTCACTCGAGGGCGTCCGTCAGCAGGTTGAAGAGATCATCGGCCAGGGTCAGCAGGCGCCGAGCGGGCACATCCCGTTCACGCCGCGGGCCAAGAAGGTTCTGGAGCTGTCGCTGCGCGAGGCGCTTCAGCTCGGCCACAACTACATCGGCACCGAGCACATCCTGCTCGGCCTGATCCGCGAGGGCGAGGGCGTCGCCGCCCAGGTGCTGGTCAAGCTCGGCGCCGACCTCAACCGGGTCCGCCAGCAGGTCATCCAGCTGCTCTCCGGCTACCAGGGCAAGGAGCCGGCCGCCGCCGGCGCCGCGACCGGTGAGGCCGCGCCGTCCACTTCGCTGGTTCTGGACCAGTTCGGCCGCAACCTGACGCAGGCCGCCCGCGAGGGCAAGCTCGACCCGGTCATCGGCCGGGAGAAGGAAATCGAGCGGGTCATGCAGGTGCTGTCGCGCCGGACCAAGAACAACCCGGTGCTGATCGGCGAGCCCGGTGTCGGCAAGACCGCCGTCGTCGAGGGCCTGTCCCAGTCCATCGTCAAGGGCGAGGTGCCCGAGACGCTGAAGGACAAGCAGCTCTACACGCTGGACCTCGGTGCTCTCGTGGCCGGCTCCCGCTACCGCGGTGACTTCGAGGAGCGCCTCAAGAAGGTTCTCAAGGAGATCCGCACCCGCGGCGACATCATCCTGTTCATCGACGAGATCCACACCCTGGTGGGCGCCGGCGCCGCCGAGGGCGCGATCGACGCCGCATCGATCCTCAAGCCGATGCTGGCGCGCGGTGAGCTCCAGACCATCGGTGCGACCACGCTGGACGAGTACCGCAAGCACCTGGAGAAGGACGCGGCCCTCGAGCGCCGTTTCCAGCCCATCCAGGTCGGCGAGCCGTCGCTGGCGCACACCATCGAGATCCTCAAGGGCCTCCGGGACCGTTACGAGGCGCACCACCGGATCAGCATCACGGACGCGGCCCTGGTCGCGGCCGCGACGCTCGCCGACCGGTACATCTCGGATCGCTTCCTGCCGGACAAGGCGATCGACCTGATCGACGAGGCCGGCGCACGGATGCGCATCCGCCGGATGACCGCGCCGCCGGACCTCCGCGACTTCGACGAGCGCATCGCCCAGGTGCGGCGTGACAAGGAGTCCGCGATCGACGCGCAGGACTTCGAGCGGGCCGCCCAGCTGCGCGACAAGGAGAAGACCCTTCTCAACCAGAAGGCGCAGCGGGAGAAGGAGTGGAAGGCCGGCGACCTCGACGTCGTGTCCGAGGTCGACGACGAGCAGATCGCCGAGGTCCTGGGCAACTGGACCGGCATCCCGGTCTACAAGCTGACCGAGGAGGAGACCTCGCGGCTCCTGCGCATGGAGGACGAGCTGCACAAGCGCGTCATCGGCCAGGAAGACGCGGTCCAGGCGGTCTCCAAGGCGATCCGGCGGACCCGTGCCGGTCTGAAGGACCCGAAGCGCCCCTCCGGCTCGTTCATCTTCGCCGGCCCGTCCGGCGTCGGTAAGACCGAGCTCTCGAAGGCGCTCGCCGAGTTCCTCTTCGGCTCCGAGGACGCGCTGATCCAGCTCGACATGTCCGAGTTCCACGACCGCTACACGGTGTCCCGTCTCGTCGGTGCCCCTCCCGGTTACGTCGGCTACGACGAGGGCGGCCAGCTGACCGAGAAGGTGCGCCGCAAGCCGTTCTCCGTGGTCCTCTTCGACGAGATCGAGAAGGCTCACCCGGACGTCTTCAACACGCTGCTGCAGATCCTGGAGGACGGTCGCCTGACCGACGGCCAGGGCCGGATCGTCGACTTCAAGAACACGGTCATCATCCTCACCACCAACCTCGGCACGCGTGACGTGGCGAAGGCGGTGTCGCTCGGCTTCCAGGCCTCCGAGGCCGAGGAGTCCTCCTACGAGCGGATGAAGATCAAGGTCAACGACGAGCTGAAGCAGCACTTCCGCCCGGAGTTCCTGAACCGTATCGACGACACCATCGTCTTCCACCAGCTGCGGGAGAAGGAGATCCTGCAGATCGTGGACATCTTCACGGCTCGCATCGAGGGCCAGCTGAAGAACAAGGACATGGGTCTCGAGCTGACCGACAACGCGAAGAAGTACCTCGCTGCCAAGGGCTTCGACCCGGTCCTCGGCGCCCGGCCGCTGCGCCGGACCATCCAGCGCGAGCTGGAGGACACGCTGTCCGAGCAGATCCTCTTCAACGAGCTGCGCCCCGGCCAGATCGTCGTGGTGGACTGCGAGGGCGACCCGTCGCAGGTCGAGAAGTCCAAGCTGGTGTTCCGCGGCGCTGACCGCGGAGTGTCGGTGCCGGACGCCGTGCCGGCCGACCTCGGGGCTGCTACCACCGAGGAGTAA
- a CDS encoding Lsr2 family protein translates to MAKQIIHKLVDDLDNGDADETVKFALDGIQYEIDLSEKNAAKLREVFEPYLKAGNRVARGGVVVGGRAARGRGGATADREQNKAIREWAKKAGKDISDRGRIPQEIVDEFHAKGPGRA, encoded by the coding sequence GTGGCCAAGCAGATCATTCACAAGCTGGTCGATGACCTCGACAACGGTGACGCCGACGAGACCGTGAAGTTTGCGCTCGACGGCATTCAGTATGAGATCGACCTCTCGGAGAAGAACGCCGCTAAATTGCGGGAGGTCTTCGAGCCCTACCTGAAAGCCGGCAACCGCGTCGCCCGTGGCGGCGTGGTGGTGGGCGGCCGGGCCGCCCGCGGCCGTGGCGGCGCGACCGCCGACCGCGAGCAGAACAAGGCGATCCGCGAGTGGGCCAAGAAGGCGGGGAAGGACATCTCCGACCGGGGCCGGATCCCGCAGGAGATCGTTGACGAGTTCCACGCGAAAGGCCCCGGTCGGGCCTAG
- the lysS gene encoding lysine--tRNA ligase — MTEQNTPAVDPAEDLPEQMRVRRAKRDRLLAEGVPPYPVTVPRTAELADVRAKYADLPTDTASGDKVSITGRVIFVRNGGKLCFATLRAGDGTELQAMLSLDKVGADALDLWKRAVDLGDLVGVTGEVITSRRGELSVLADSWSMSAKALRPLPVAHKPLSEETRVRQRYVDLIVRPQARDVVRTRATVVRSLRESLFARNFLEVETPMLQLLHGGAAARPFVTHSNALDTDLYLRIAPELFLKRAVVGGIERVFEINRNFRNEGMDSTHSPEFAMLEAYQAYADYDVMQQQVRQWIQEAAVAVSGSHVVTHADGTELDLGGEWAEITLFGAISEALGEEVTIGTGLETLRAYAEKVELGVDPKWSAGKLAEELFEHLVQHKLQAPTFVRDYPEETAPLTAPHRATPGLTEKWDLYVGGFELATAYSELVDPVIQRERLVAQSLLAAGGDAEAMQLDEDFLRAMEYGMPPSGGMGMGIDRLLMALTGLGIRETILFPLVRPE; from the coding sequence GTGACCGAGCAGAACACGCCAGCAGTCGACCCCGCCGAGGACCTTCCCGAGCAGATGCGGGTCCGCCGGGCGAAGCGGGACCGCCTGCTGGCCGAAGGCGTGCCGCCGTACCCGGTGACCGTTCCCCGGACCGCCGAGCTGGCGGACGTCCGCGCGAAGTACGCCGATCTGCCGACCGACACCGCCAGCGGTGACAAGGTCTCGATCACCGGCCGGGTGATCTTCGTGCGCAACGGCGGCAAGCTCTGCTTCGCCACCCTGCGCGCCGGCGACGGCACCGAGCTGCAGGCGATGCTCTCGCTGGACAAGGTCGGCGCCGACGCGCTGGACCTCTGGAAGCGTGCCGTCGACCTCGGCGACCTGGTCGGGGTGACCGGTGAAGTGATCACCAGCCGCCGGGGTGAGCTTTCCGTTCTCGCCGATTCCTGGTCGATGAGCGCCAAGGCTCTGCGCCCGCTTCCGGTCGCGCACAAGCCGCTTTCCGAGGAGACCCGGGTTCGGCAGCGCTATGTCGATCTCATCGTCCGGCCGCAGGCGCGGGACGTCGTTCGTACTCGTGCCACGGTGGTCCGCAGCCTGCGCGAATCGCTGTTCGCCCGTAATTTCCTCGAGGTCGAAACGCCGATGTTGCAGTTGCTCCACGGCGGTGCGGCAGCCCGTCCGTTTGTGACGCACAGCAACGCACTCGATACCGATCTTTATCTGCGGATCGCTCCGGAACTGTTTTTGAAGCGCGCCGTCGTCGGTGGCATCGAGCGGGTCTTCGAGATCAACCGTAACTTCCGGAATGAGGGCATGGACTCCACGCACTCTCCGGAGTTCGCCATGCTCGAGGCGTATCAGGCGTATGCCGACTACGACGTGATGCAGCAGCAGGTGCGTCAGTGGATTCAGGAGGCTGCGGTCGCCGTCTCCGGTTCGCACGTGGTGACCCACGCCGATGGCACCGAGCTCGACCTGGGCGGCGAGTGGGCCGAGATCACGCTGTTCGGTGCGATCTCCGAGGCGCTCGGCGAGGAGGTCACCATCGGCACCGGCCTGGAGACCCTCCGGGCGTACGCGGAGAAGGTGGAGCTCGGCGTGGACCCCAAGTGGAGCGCCGGCAAGCTCGCCGAGGAACTGTTCGAGCACCTGGTGCAGCACAAGCTCCAGGCGCCGACGTTCGTCCGGGACTACCCGGAGGAGACCGCGCCGCTCACCGCACCGCACCGGGCCACTCCCGGCCTGACCGAGAAGTGGGACCTCTACGTCGGCGGATTCGAGCTGGCCACGGCGTACTCCGAGCTCGTTGACCCGGTCATCCAGCGGGAACGACTGGTCGCGCAGTCGCTGCTCGCGGCCGGTGGCGACGCCGAGGCGATGCAGCTGGACGAGGATTTCCTCCGGGCCATGGAGTACGGAATGCCGCCGTCCGGTGGCATGGGAATGGGAATCGACAGGCTGTTGATGGCTCTCACCGGCCTTGGCATTCGGGAAACGATCCTCTTCCCCCTGGTTCGGCCGGAGTAA
- a CDS encoding type III pantothenate kinase, translating into MLLCIDIGNTNTVLATFDGDKLVHNWRIKTDAASTADELGLMFRGLLAGDAVEITGVAACSTVPAALRNLRTMLKRYYGEVPSVVVEPGVKTGVQLAIDNPKEVGSDRVVNTLAAHALYGGPSIVVDFGTTTNFDLISAKGEFLGGAFAPGIEISFDALAARAAQLRKVEPTKPRSVIGKNTVECLQAGLYFGFAGQVDRIVERMIEEIGPVKAVIATGGLAWLVKDECRTITAHEPMITLIGLRMVYERNV; encoded by the coding sequence GTGCTGCTTTGCATTGACATCGGTAACACCAACACCGTGCTGGCCACCTTCGACGGTGACAAGCTGGTGCACAACTGGCGGATCAAGACCGATGCCGCGTCGACCGCCGACGAGCTGGGCCTGATGTTCCGCGGGCTGCTCGCCGGCGACGCCGTGGAGATCACCGGCGTGGCCGCCTGCTCGACCGTGCCGGCCGCGCTGCGCAACCTGCGCACCATGCTGAAGCGGTACTACGGCGAGGTGCCCAGTGTGGTCGTCGAGCCGGGCGTGAAGACCGGCGTGCAGCTGGCGATCGACAACCCGAAGGAGGTCGGCTCCGACCGGGTGGTCAACACGCTCGCCGCGCACGCCCTCTACGGCGGCCCGTCGATCGTCGTGGACTTCGGCACCACCACCAACTTCGACCTGATCAGCGCGAAGGGCGAGTTCCTCGGTGGCGCGTTCGCGCCCGGCATCGAGATCTCGTTCGACGCGCTCGCGGCCCGTGCCGCGCAGCTGCGCAAGGTCGAGCCGACCAAGCCGCGATCGGTGATCGGCAAGAACACCGTGGAGTGCCTGCAGGCCGGCCTCTACTTCGGCTTCGCCGGTCAGGTCGACCGGATCGTCGAGCGGATGATCGAGGAGATCGGCCCGGTCAAGGCCGTGATCGCCACCGGAGGGCTGGCCTGGCTGGTCAAGGACGAGTGCCGGACGATCACCGCGCACGAGCCGATGATCACGCTGATCGGGCTGCGGATGGTATATGAGCGGAACGTCTGA
- the nadC gene encoding carboxylating nicotinate-nucleotide diphosphorylase yields MSNPGIDLAELQRIVLTALGEDLGDPPRDVTSEATIPADQVDTAELVARADGVVAGLLVAAEVFAVTSQGHATFEQVANDGDRVRRGDVLARITGPTRSLLTAERTALNLISRMSGVATHTRKWADRLEGTKATVLDTRKTTPGLRVLEKYAVRVGGGTNKRMGLYDVAMIKDNHKLAAGSITAAYQSVRQTFPDVAVQVEVTTLAEAQEAVAAGATFLLCDNMRPELLTEVVAAVGEQAELEATGNLTLETASAYAATGVDYLSVGGLTHSSPILDIALDLRTR; encoded by the coding sequence GTGAGCAACCCTGGTATCGACCTTGCGGAGCTGCAGCGGATCGTCCTGACCGCGCTCGGCGAGGACCTCGGCGACCCGCCGCGCGACGTCACGAGCGAGGCCACCATCCCCGCGGATCAGGTGGACACCGCGGAGCTGGTCGCCCGCGCCGACGGCGTGGTCGCGGGCCTGCTGGTGGCCGCCGAGGTCTTCGCCGTCACCTCGCAGGGCCACGCCACGTTCGAGCAGGTCGCGAACGACGGTGATCGGGTACGCCGGGGCGACGTGCTGGCCCGGATCACCGGGCCGACGCGCTCGCTGCTGACGGCCGAGCGCACCGCGCTGAACCTGATCAGCCGGATGTCCGGGGTCGCCACCCACACCCGCAAGTGGGCCGACCGGCTGGAGGGCACCAAGGCGACGGTGCTCGACACCCGCAAGACCACCCCGGGCCTGCGCGTCCTGGAGAAGTACGCGGTGCGGGTCGGCGGCGGCACGAACAAGCGGATGGGCCTGTACGACGTCGCCATGATCAAGGACAACCACAAGCTGGCGGCCGGCAGCATCACCGCCGCCTACCAGTCGGTGCGGCAGACGTTCCCGGACGTGGCGGTGCAGGTGGAGGTGACCACGCTGGCCGAGGCACAGGAGGCGGTCGCCGCCGGCGCCACCTTCCTGCTCTGCGACAACATGCGTCCCGAGCTGCTCACCGAGGTCGTCGCGGCGGTCGGTGAGCAGGCCGAACTGGAGGCGACCGGGAACCTGACCCTGGAGACGGCGTCCGCCTACGCGGCGACCGGGGTGGACTACCTGTCGGTCGGCGGGCTCACCCACTCGTCGCCGATCCTGGACATCGCCCTGGACCTGCGTACGCGGTGA
- a CDS encoding L-aspartate oxidase: MSPLADLPALPRRLAAAEPGWTETTDVVVVGSGIAGLTAALHLREQGLHVTVVTKVNIDDGSTRWAQGGIAAVLDPLDTPQAHAYDTEIAGVGLCDPQAVRVLVEEGPARIRELIRRGAEFDRNPDGSLMLTREGGHRADRIVHAGGDATGAEVQRALHEAVHRDPWIRLVEHALVLDLLRDAAGRACGLTLHVLGEGSEDGVGAILARAVVLATGGMGQIYSSTTNPSVSTGDGVALALRAGAEVTDVEFVQFHPTSFVSGEVNPSRGDVGSPPRVSPAQRPLISEALRGEGAYLVDESGERFMVGQHELAELAPRDVVAKGIYRVLRATGADHVYLDARHLGKDFLEHRFPTIMASTRAAGVDPATELIPVAPAAHYASGGVRTDLAGRTSIPGLYACGEVACTGVHGANRLASNSLLEGLVFAKRIADDIARELPEQSEPVPAAAGPSWVADPAIRSELQRAMTRGAGVLRSADSLAGAAKELSRLADQRSRPNTAAWEATNLLTIASVLVANAQSRRETRGCHWREDFPTAADEWRGHLLDAVGPDGHLTQKFEEMA, translated from the coding sequence ATGTCACCTCTCGCGGATCTACCGGCGCTGCCTCGCCGGCTTGCCGCTGCCGAACCGGGCTGGACCGAGACCACCGACGTCGTGGTGGTCGGTTCCGGGATCGCCGGCCTGACCGCCGCCCTGCACCTGCGCGAGCAGGGCCTGCACGTCACGGTCGTGACGAAGGTGAACATCGACGACGGCTCGACGCGGTGGGCGCAGGGCGGGATCGCCGCCGTGCTGGACCCGCTGGACACGCCGCAGGCCCACGCGTACGACACCGAGATCGCCGGCGTCGGCCTCTGCGACCCGCAGGCCGTGCGGGTGCTGGTCGAGGAGGGCCCGGCCCGGATCCGGGAGCTGATCCGCCGGGGCGCCGAGTTCGACCGCAACCCGGACGGCTCGCTCATGCTGACCCGCGAGGGCGGTCACCGCGCCGACCGGATCGTGCACGCCGGCGGCGACGCCACCGGCGCCGAGGTGCAGCGCGCCCTGCACGAGGCGGTGCACCGGGACCCGTGGATCCGCCTGGTCGAGCACGCGCTCGTGCTGGACCTGCTGCGTGACGCCGCCGGCCGGGCCTGCGGGCTCACCCTGCACGTGCTCGGCGAGGGCAGCGAGGACGGCGTCGGGGCGATCCTGGCCCGCGCGGTGGTGCTGGCCACCGGCGGGATGGGGCAGATCTACTCGTCCACCACGAACCCGTCGGTCTCCACCGGCGACGGCGTGGCGCTCGCGCTGCGGGCCGGCGCCGAGGTCACCGACGTCGAGTTCGTGCAGTTCCACCCGACGTCGTTCGTCTCGGGCGAGGTGAACCCGTCGCGGGGTGACGTCGGTTCTCCGCCGCGGGTGAGCCCAGCCCAGCGCCCGCTGATCTCGGAGGCGTTGCGCGGCGAGGGCGCGTACCTGGTCGACGAGTCCGGCGAGCGGTTCATGGTGGGTCAGCACGAGCTGGCCGAGCTGGCGCCCCGGGACGTGGTCGCCAAGGGCATCTACCGGGTGCTGCGGGCCACCGGGGCGGACCACGTCTACCTGGACGCGCGGCACCTCGGCAAGGATTTCCTGGAGCACCGGTTCCCGACCATCATGGCGTCCACCCGGGCCGCCGGCGTGGACCCGGCCACCGAGCTGATCCCGGTCGCCCCGGCCGCGCACTACGCCTCCGGCGGCGTCCGCACCGACCTGGCCGGCCGCACCAGCATCCCCGGCCTGTACGCCTGCGGCGAGGTGGCCTGCACCGGCGTGCACGGCGCCAACCGGCTGGCCAGCAACTCCCTGCTGGAAGGCCTGGTCTTCGCCAAGCGGATCGCCGACGACATCGCCCGCGAGCTGCCCGAGCAGTCCGAACCGGTTCCCGCCGCCGCCGGGCCGTCCTGGGTCGCCGACCCGGCGATCCGCAGCGAGCTGCAGCGGGCCATGACCCGGGGCGCCGGCGTGCTGCGCTCGGCCGACTCGCTGGCCGGCGCCGCGAAGGAGCTGAGCCGGCTGGCCGACCAGCGGTCCCGGCCGAACACCGCGGCGTGGGAGGCGACGAACCTGCTCACCATCGCGTCGGTGCTGGTCGCGAACGCGCAGTCGCGCCGGGAGACCCGTGGCTGCCACTGGCGTGAGGACTTCCCGACCGCTGCCGACGAGTGGCGCGGCCACCTGCTCGACGCCGTCGGACCGGACGGACACCTGACCCAGAAGTTCGAGGAGATGGCGTGA
- a CDS encoding septum formation family protein has translation MGVAVLLAAGCGGSGDIDGDLTNNWGAMAAATSFQPVAETCHLSNFAVSGPRATYEEVDCTVLHRTETVFVGEYTGTAAETEAPPEGSSAGGKDAYRVCDDKTTEYVGGPWRDARLWIGVTNPSPAAWGGGSRWFRCEVVELDSIEDDGALVQRAGTLRGALNSASSGLELGCYAIGLSSSGAIGTMPATDCGQKHNAEFVGVWNAPDSASYPKADSDWDEFHDGCRTLVATFAAVPNDADLRYRTGVVSLPGNTEVWAQGDHNVRCYLWLDGAKLIGSLKGKGTKALPVQYK, from the coding sequence ATGGGAGTGGCGGTGCTGCTCGCCGCCGGTTGCGGCGGGAGCGGCGACATCGACGGCGACCTCACGAACAACTGGGGTGCGATGGCCGCGGCCACGAGCTTCCAGCCGGTCGCCGAGACCTGTCATCTGTCGAATTTCGCCGTCTCCGGTCCGCGGGCGACGTACGAAGAGGTGGATTGCACGGTCCTGCACCGCACCGAGACCGTCTTCGTCGGCGAGTACACCGGAACGGCGGCCGAGACCGAGGCGCCACCGGAGGGGTCGTCGGCGGGCGGCAAGGACGCGTACCGGGTCTGCGACGACAAGACCACCGAGTACGTGGGCGGCCCGTGGCGCGACGCGCGGCTCTGGATCGGCGTGACGAACCCGTCGCCGGCGGCCTGGGGCGGTGGTTCCCGCTGGTTCCGCTGCGAGGTGGTGGAACTCGACTCGATCGAGGACGACGGCGCTCTCGTGCAGCGCGCCGGCACCCTCCGCGGCGCGCTCAACAGCGCGTCGTCCGGCCTGGAGCTGGGCTGCTACGCGATCGGGCTGAGCTCCTCCGGCGCGATCGGCACGATGCCGGCCACCGACTGCGGGCAGAAGCACAACGCCGAGTTCGTCGGGGTGTGGAACGCACCGGACAGCGCGTCGTACCCGAAGGCCGACTCCGACTGGGACGAATTCCACGACGGCTGCCGGACGCTCGTGGCGACGTTCGCGGCCGTCCCGAACGACGCCGACCTGCGGTATCGGACCGGCGTGGTCTCGCTGCCCGGCAACACCGAGGTGTGGGCGCAGGGCGATCACAACGTCCGCTGCTACCTCTGGCTCGACGGCGCGAAGCTGATCGGCTCGCTCAAGGGCAAGGGGACGAAGGCACTACCCGTCCAGTACAAGTAA
- the panD gene encoding aspartate 1-decarboxylase, whose amino-acid sequence MLRTMLKSKIHRATVTQADLHYVGSVTIDEDLLDAADLIPGEQVAIVDVTNGARLETYVIPGERGSGVIGINGAAAHLVHPGDLVILISYGQMSTAEARDYEPRIVHVDASNRIIELGADPAEAVPGMAGDLVRGDLTLARG is encoded by the coding sequence ATGCTCCGCACCATGCTGAAGTCGAAGATCCACCGGGCCACGGTGACCCAGGCCGACCTGCACTACGTCGGCTCGGTGACGATCGACGAGGACCTGCTCGACGCGGCCGACCTGATTCCCGGCGAGCAGGTGGCGATCGTCGACGTGACGAACGGCGCGCGCCTGGAGACCTACGTGATCCCCGGCGAGCGGGGCAGCGGCGTGATCGGCATCAACGGCGCGGCCGCGCACCTGGTGCACCCCGGCGACCTGGTCATCCTGATCTCCTACGGGCAGATGTCGACGGCCGAGGCCCGTGACTACGAGCCGCGGATCGTGCACGTGGACGCGTCCAACAGGATCATCGAGCTGGGCGCCGACCCTGCCGAAGCGGTTCCGGGGATGGCCGGCGACCTGGTCAGGGGTGATCTGACGCTGGCTCGCGGCTGA
- the panC gene encoding pantoate--beta-alanine ligase: MTALVHTRAELAAELDKAPGEIAVVMTMGALHEGHRQLMRVARKRSAFVVVTIFVNPLQFGPNEDFEKYPRTLDDDLEACRAEGVTVVFAPSRDDVYPGGAPSITMNPGPLGEILEGASRPGHFSGMLTVVQKLLMLTRADVAYFGEKDYQQLALIRRMAGDLELGVEITGVPTVREKDGLALSSRNRYLSPDQRLAALALSRALREGAAQSDPEVVLAAAGKILEEEPGVRVDYLALTGSDLGPAPESGDARLLVAARVGSTRLIDNVPLTLRKDA, encoded by the coding sequence ATGACCGCGCTTGTGCACACCCGCGCTGAGCTCGCCGCCGAACTGGACAAGGCGCCGGGTGAGATCGCCGTGGTGATGACCATGGGCGCGCTGCACGAGGGGCACCGGCAGCTCATGCGGGTGGCGCGGAAGCGTTCGGCGTTCGTGGTCGTGACGATCTTCGTCAACCCGTTGCAGTTCGGGCCGAACGAGGACTTCGAGAAGTACCCGCGGACGCTCGACGACGACCTGGAAGCCTGCCGGGCCGAGGGCGTGACCGTCGTGTTCGCGCCGAGCCGGGACGACGTCTACCCGGGCGGCGCGCCGTCGATCACGATGAACCCGGGGCCGCTCGGCGAGATCCTCGAGGGCGCGAGCCGTCCCGGCCACTTCTCCGGCATGCTCACCGTGGTCCAGAAACTGCTGATGCTGACCCGTGCCGACGTCGCCTATTTCGGTGAGAAGGACTACCAGCAACTCGCCCTGATCCGGCGGATGGCCGGTGACCTCGAGTTGGGTGTCGAGATCACGGGAGTTCCGACCGTACGGGAGAAGGATGGCCTGGCCCTCTCCAGCCGCAACCGCTATCTCTCGCCCGACCAGCGCCTGGCCGCGCTGGCGCTCTCCCGCGCCTTGCGCGAGGGCGCCGCGCAGAGCGACCCCGAGGTGGTTCTGGCCGCGGCGGGCAAGATCTTGGAGGAGGAGCCGGGGGTACGGGTGGACTACCTCGCTCTGACCGGCTCTGATCTCGGTCCGGCGCCGGAGTCCGGAGACGCCCGGTTGCTGGTCGCGGCCCGAGTCGGGAGCACCCGGCTGATCGACAACGTTCCTCTGACGCTCCGGAAGGACGCCTGA